In Primulina eburnea isolate SZY01 chromosome 3, ASM2296580v1, whole genome shotgun sequence, one DNA window encodes the following:
- the LOC140825627 gene encoding thioredoxin H9-like isoform X3, with amino-acid sequence MICICYVVQQATGFKFLHVCKSNYMTKRCLIEVIANFSASWCGPCRIIAPFYVELSEKHQSVMFLTVDVDELTEFSTSWDIKATPTFFFLKDGQQLDKLVGANKPELQKKVTAILDSKASCET; translated from the exons ATGATTTGCATATGCTATGTAGTGCAACAGGCAACTGGTTTTAAATTTTTACATGTTTGCAAGTCCAATTACATGACTAAGAGATGTTTAATTGAG GTAATTGCCAATTTTAGCGCTTCATGGTGTGGCCCTTGCAGAATTATCGCACCTTTCTATGTTGAGCTGTCTGAGAAACACCAATCTGTAATGTTTTTGACTGTTGATGTGGACGAGCTTACT GAATTCAGCACATCATGGGATATCAAAGCAACTCCAACCTTCTTTTTCCTTAAAGACGGGCAACAACTTGACAAACTCGTAGGAGCCAATAAGCCAGAACTGCAGAAGAAGGTGACTGCCATCCTTGATTCAAAAGCCTCATGTGAGACATAG
- the LOC140825627 gene encoding thioredoxin H9-like isoform X1 translates to MGHCLAKARNDGDDSDHNVDLAGGNVHLITTKEGWEQKMAEAKTDGKIVIANFSASWCGPCRIIAPFYVELSEKHQSVMFLTVDVDELTEFSTSWDIKATPTFFFLKDGQQLDKLVGANKPELQKKVTAILDSKASCET, encoded by the exons ATGGGACATTGCTTAGCTAAG GCTAGAAATGATGGAGATGATTCTGATCATAATGTTGATCTGGCTGGTGGAAATGTGCACCTTATCACAACAAAGGAAGGTTGGGAACAAAAGATGGCAGAAGCTAAGACAGATGGAAAGATT GTAATTGCCAATTTTAGCGCTTCATGGTGTGGCCCTTGCAGAATTATCGCACCTTTCTATGTTGAGCTGTCTGAGAAACACCAATCTGTAATGTTTTTGACTGTTGATGTGGACGAGCTTACT GAATTCAGCACATCATGGGATATCAAAGCAACTCCAACCTTCTTTTTCCTTAAAGACGGGCAACAACTTGACAAACTCGTAGGAGCCAATAAGCCAGAACTGCAGAAGAAGGTGACTGCCATCCTTGATTCAAAAGCCTCATGTGAGACATAG
- the LOC140825627 gene encoding thioredoxin H9-like isoform X2, producing the protein MVSCIIRLFQECDGIYSTMSIHLFNGKSEMCAGFHIQAPQVIANFSASWCGPCRIIAPFYVELSEKHQSVMFLTVDVDELTEFSTSWDIKATPTFFFLKDGQQLDKLVGANKPELQKKVTAILDSKASCET; encoded by the exons ATGGTAAGTTGCATTATTAGGCTGTTCCAAGAATGTGATGGTATCTACAGCACCATGTCCATTCATTTATTTAATGGTAAATCAGAAATGTGTGCTGGCTTTCATATACAGGCACCTCAG GTAATTGCCAATTTTAGCGCTTCATGGTGTGGCCCTTGCAGAATTATCGCACCTTTCTATGTTGAGCTGTCTGAGAAACACCAATCTGTAATGTTTTTGACTGTTGATGTGGACGAGCTTACT GAATTCAGCACATCATGGGATATCAAAGCAACTCCAACCTTCTTTTTCCTTAAAGACGGGCAACAACTTGACAAACTCGTAGGAGCCAATAAGCCAGAACTGCAGAAGAAGGTGACTGCCATCCTTGATTCAAAAGCCTCATGTGAGACATAG